The DNA sequence AGCATCGGGACGGTATCCCCAACCGGTCGCTGGGCGACTTCATCGCCCCCAAAGAAACTGGGGCCAACGACTTTATCGGCGCCTTCGCCGTCACCACCGGGCTGGGCAGCGCAGAGAAGATCGTCGCGTTCAAGGCGGCCAACGACGACTACAACGCGATCCTGCTCGAATCGCTCGCAGACCGGCTGGCGGAGGCGTTCGCCGAACGGATGCACCAACGGGTTCGCAAGGAGTTCTGGGGATTCCAGCCCGACGAACAGCTGGACAACGAAGCGCTCATCGGTGAGAAGTACAGGGGAATCCGTCCTGCCCCCGGCTACCCGGCCTGCCCGGAGCACACCGAGAAGTCGACGCTCTGGGAGTTGATGGACGTCAAGGAGCGGACCGGCATCGAACTGACCGAGTCGATGGCGATGTGGCCCGGCGCTGCCGTCAGCGGCTGGTACTTCTCGCACCCGCAGTCGCAGTACTTCGTGGTCGGGCGGATCGCCCAGGACCAGACCGCCGATTACGCCAAGCGCAAGGGCTGGACGCTGCAGGAAGCGGAGCGCTGGCTCGGCCCGAATCTCGGCTATAACCCGGAGGACTGAGCACCAGCGTCAGGGGCAGCAGGCGACCTCTGGCAGAATTGGTCGCATGCGTGCGGTGCTGTGGGACATGGACGGCACGCTCATCGACTCGGAGAAGCTCTGGGATATCTCGATGGCCGAAACGTGCCGCAGGCTGGGCGGCGAGATGACTCCCGAGCTGCGCGCCGCACTGCTCGGCGGATCCGCCGAGGCCACCATGCAGATGATGTTCGCAGCGTTCGGGCTGGAGCCGGACCCCGAGCTGATGGCCCGTGAGAACGACTGGCTACACGAGTACACCGGCGAGCTCTTTGAAACCGATCTGACCTGGTGCGATGGCGCGCAGGACATGCTCACGCAGCTTGCCGCCGAGCAGGTACCCATGGCGCTGGTGACCAACACCATCCGATCGCTCACCAACCAGGCGCTCAAGACCATTGGCGCACAATGGTTTTCCGGAACCGTATGCGGTGACGAGGTGGTGCGCACCAAACCGGCCCCGGACCCGTACCTGCGGGCCGCGGCGCTGCTGGGCGTAGACCCGGCCGATTGCCTGGCCATCGAGGACTCGGTGACCGGTGCCGCCGCGGCCGAGGCGGCGGGTTGTGCGGTGCTGGTGGTGCCCAACCACGTCGAGGTGCCCGGCACTGATCGGCGCAGGCTTGCCACCACGTTGTCGGGGCTGTCTCCGGAGGACTTGCGACGTGCCCACGCTGACGTCCTGACGGCGACTACCTGCAAACCCATATGACTCGCCAGGGCCGGTCGTGACAGAATCGCCACCCGTGAAGACCTTCGAGGAGCTGTTCGCCGAGCTCAGTGACCGTGCCCGAACCCGGCCCGAGGGAAGTGGGACCGTCGCCGCACTCGACGCGGGTGTACACACCCTGGGCAAGAAGCTGCTCGAAGAGGCGGGCGAGGTGTGGCTGGCTGCCGAGCACGAGAGCGACGAGTCACTCGCCGAGGAGGTCAGCCAGCTGCTCTACTGGGCGCAAGTACTCCTGATTGCCCGCGGTCTCACCCTCGATGACGTCTACCGGAAGCTCTGACATGACCAGTGTGAACGGAGCCTTGCGCGTCGCTGTCCCCAATAAGGGGGCGCTCAGTGAGGCCGCGTCCGAGATTCTTTCCGAGGCCGGCTACCGGCGGCGCGGAGACGCCAAGGACCTCACGGTGCTCGATCCGCAGAACGACGTCGAGTTCTTCTTCTTGAGGCCCAAGGACATAGCGATCTACGTCGGCTCTGGCGAGCTGGATCTTGGTATTACCGGCCGCGACCTGATGATGGACTCCGATGCACCGGTGACCGAGCGACTCGCGCTGGGATTCGGTGGATCGACGTTCCGCTACGCCGCGCCCGCCGGGCGAGACTGGACGATTTACGACATCGCGGGAAAGCGGATCGCCACTGCCTACCCCAACCTGGTCCGAAAGGATCTGACCACCAAGGGAATCGAGGCCGATGTCATTCGGTTGGACGGTGCTGTCGAGATATCCATCCAGCTTGGCGTCGCCGATGTGATCGCCGATATCGTCGGTACCGGCCGCACCCTGCGCCAGCACGGACTGGTGGCCTTCGGTGAGTCGCTGTGCGATTCAGAGGCCGTGCTGATCGAGCGGGAGAACGCCGATCCGGCAACGGAAACGGCTCGCGCACAGCTGACGGCGCGCATCCAGGGTGTGGTGTTCGGTCAGCTGTATTTGATGCTTGACTATGACTGCCCGCGTGCGGTTCTGGACGAGGCACTCAAGGTGACGCCCGGTCTGGAATCTCCGACGTTGGCTCCGCTGGCCGACGAGAAGTGGGTGGCGGTGCGTGCCCTGGCCCCACGCAAGGGCGTCAATACCACCATGGATGCGCTGGCCGCGATCGGCGCGAAGGCCATCCTGGCCTCCGAAGTCAGGTTCTTCCGGGCCTAGTTTCCCGGGGTTTCCCGGATTCCTTCGCGAGTAGCCGCAGCTCGGCCTAGCATGGCCGTATGGCGCTGCACGTCCTCGTCTATAGCGATGACATCACGGTCCGGCGCAAGGTAATTGAGGGAATTGGCACACGGCCGGATTCCGCACTGCCGCCGCTGGAGTTTGTCGAGGTGGCCACCGGGCCCATGGTCATCGAACGCCTCGCCGCGGGCGGTATCGCCCTGGCGATCCTCGACGGTGAAGCGACGCCCTTCGGCGGGATGGGCGTGGCCAAGCAGGTCAAGGACGAGGTCGACGCGCCGCCTCCGATTGTGGTCCTGACCGGACGTCCGCAGGACAGCTGGCTGGCGAACTGGTCTCGCGCAGAAGGCGTGGTACCGCGGCCGATCGACCCGATGCGACTGACCGCGACGGTGATCGAGCTGCTAGGTTCGGCCGCCGCGACACACCGCTGACATCAGCCGTCCCAGGCCCTTCGGCTCACGTACTTAATTGCGCAAAACACCGTCAAACGGTGGCATGGATCAGGCGCCAACCGATAGTGTGTTTGTTAGGTCACATCTGTACTGGTCGGCAGCCCTCGACCACAGACAGCAATGACGCGGCAGCGTTGCCGATCCAGCACAGGGACCCGATCGATCGATTCGGGAGGCTGTTCTGCCATGGATGCATATGTACCGATCTTGGTGCTCGGCGCCATTGCGGTGGCCTTTGCCGTTTTCTCCATTGGGATTTCGTCATTCGTCGGTCCGCGCCGGTACAACCGCGCGAAGCTTGAGGCGTATGAATGCGGTATCGAGCCCACCCAGCACTCCATGGGCCGTGATCATCACGGTGCCGCCGTCGGCGGACACCGGGTGCCCGTGAAGTACTACCTCACCGCGATGTTGTTCATCATCTTCGATATCGAGATCGTCTTCTTGTATCCGTGGGCCGTCCACTTCGAGGCCCTCGGAGTGTTCGGACTGCTCGCAATGGCCCTGTTCATCGTCAACGTGTCGGTGGCGTACGCCTACGAATGGAGGCGCGGTGGCCTGAGCTGGGATTAGCCCCTGTGCGATCGGCGGGGCGGCGCGGAAGTCCTTGCAACATCACGAATAAGCACACCTGTCGGGAGAGCCATGGGTCTTGAGGAACAACTGCCTAGCGGATTTCTGCTGAGCACCGTCGAGGCGCTGGCGGGGTACGTGCGCAAAGGTTCGTTGTGGCCCGCCACCTTTGGACTGGCCTGCTGCGCCATCGAGATGATGTCGACTGCGGGCCCCCGATTCGACATCGCCCGCTTTGGCATGGAACGGTTCTCGGCGACACCCCGGCAGGCCGACCTCATGATCGTGGCGGGCAGGGTCAGTCAGAAGATGGCCCCGGTGTTGCGGCAGATCTATGACCAGATGGCTGAACCGAAATGGGTGCTCGCCATGGGGGTCTGTGCTTCTTCGGGCGGGATGTTCAATAACTATGCCATTGTCCAGGGTGTCGATCATGTTGTCCCCGTGGATATCTACCTTCCCGGTTGTCCGCCGCGCCCGGAAATGCTGCTGCACGCGATCTTGAAGCTGCACGAGAAGATCGGCCATATGCCGCTCGGGGCCAACCGTGAGGAAGTCATCCGCGAGACCGAGGCGGCGGCTCTCGCCGCCACGCCGACCTTCGAGATGAAGGGCCTGCTGCGGTGACGGGCGACGAGCAGAACCCCGGCGAGGTCATCGGGGTACGGCACGGGCTCTTCGGGGTCCACGGCAGTGGTGACACGTCGGGCTATGGCGGCCTGGTTCAGCCAATCTCCTTGCCGGTCAGCTCGGCCCGTCCCTATGGCGGGTACTTCGATCAGGTCGTGGACCGGCTGGAATCGGTGCTCTCGGAGCAGGAACACGTCACCTACGGGGACGCTATCGAGGGTGTCATCGTCTTTCGCGATCAGCTCACGATCCACGTCAGGGCCGAGCATCTGGTGCAGGTTGCCCAGTCCCTGCGGGATGACCCGGAACTGCGTTTCGAGCTCTGCCTCGGCGTCAGCGGTGTGCACTACCCCGAGGACACCGCGCGGGAACTACATGCCGTCTACCCACTCATGTCGATCACCTGGAATCGCCGTGTCCTACTCGAAGTAGCTGTGCCGGATGATAATCCGCATGTTCCGTCGCTGAATGCCGTGTACCCGACCACCGACTGGCATGAACGGGAAACGTACGACTTCTTCGGCATCGTCTTCGACGACCACCCCGCGTTGACGCGAATCGAAATGCCGGATGACTGGGAGGGGCATCCTCAGCGTAAGGACTATCCGCTCGGTGGTGTGCCTGTCGAATACCACGGGGCGACCATTGCGCCGCCCGATCAGCGGAGGTCCTACAACTAATGACAGCACAGCCCGAGACTCATCTCATGGCCGGTGGGCAGGACTGGGACGAGATCGTCACTGCCGCTGCGCAAGCCGGCGACGAGCGAATCGTCGTGAACATGGGCCCCCAGCATCCGTCGACCCACGGCGTGCTGCGGCTGATCCTGGAGATCGAGGGGGAGACGGTTACCGACGTGCGCTGCGGAATCGGCTACCTGCACACCGGTATCGAAAAGAATCTGGAGTACCGCACCTGGACACAGGGCGTCACCTTTGTGACCCGGATGGACTATCTGTCACCATTCTTCAACGAGACTGCCTACTGTCTGGGTGTCGAGAAGCTGCTCGACATCACCGACGAAATCCCGGAGCGTGCCACCGTGATTCGGGTGTTGATGATGGAACTCAATCGCATCTCCTCCCATCTGGTCGCACTCGCAACCGGTGGCATGGAGCTCGGTGCGATGACCGCGATGTTCCTCGGATTTCGCGAGCGCGAGATGATCCTGAAGGTGTTCGAAGCGGTCACCGGACTGCGCATGAACCACGCCTATGTCAGGCCCGGTGGGCTGGCGCAGGACCTGCCCGATGGCGCCGAGCAAGAGGTGCAGGATCTGCTGAATATCCTGCCCGGCAGGTTGCGCGACATGGAAAACCTGTTGAACGAGAACTACATCTGGAAGGCGCGGACCCAGGGCGTCGGATACCTGGATCTCACCGGTTGCATGGCATTGGGCATCACGGGTCCGGTGCTGCGGGCCACGGGGCTTGCGCATGATCTGCGACGTGCACAACCGTACTGCGGGTACGAGAACTATGACTTTGACGTCATCACCGATGGGGACTGCGACTCCTATGGCCGATATCTGATCCGGGTCAAGGAGATGCGCGAGTCCATCAAGATCGCTCAGCAGTGTCTGGATCGGTTGCGGCCAGGACCGATCATGGTGGACGACAAGAAGATCGCGTGGCCCGCCGACCTCTCGTCGGGCCCAGATGGATTAGGCAACTCACCCAAGCACATCGCCAAGATCATGGGCACCTCCATGGAGGGGCTGATCCACCACTTCAAGCTGGTGACCGAGGGGATCAGGGTGCCGGCCGGACAGGTGTACGTCGCCGTCGAGTCGCCACGCGGCGAGCTCGGGGTACATATGGTCAGTGATGGCGGAACCCGGCCCTACCGCGTGCATTTCCGCGATCCGTCGTTCACCAATCTGCAGGCTGTCTCGGCGATGTGTGAGGGCGGGATGGTGGCCGACCTGATCGCCGCGGTCGCGAGTATCGATCCGGTGATGGGTGGGGTGGACAGGTGAGCGAAGTATTCGTCGAACTCGGGAGCCGCCCGCCCGAGGATGAGGGCAGCTTCGCGGGGCGCACAACGTACCCGACGGAAGTGGTTTCACGGCTTGCCATCGACGCCAAGGAGATCCTTGACCGGTATCCGAGCCGTCGGTCGGCGTTGTTGCCGCTGCTGCACCTGGTGCAGTCCGAGGACGGTTATGTGACCATGGCCGGCATCGAATTCTGTGCCGGACACGTGGAACTGACATCCGCCGAGGTCACCGCGGTAGCGAGCTTTTACTCGATGTACCGGCGTGAGCCGACCGGCGACTATCTCGTCGGCGTATGCACCAACACGCTGTGCGCGGTGCTCGGTGGTGACGCGATCTTGACGCGGTTGGTCGATGAGCTCGGCGTCCCACCCGGCGGTACCACCGAGGACGGGAAGGTCACGCTCGAGCATGTCGAGTGCAACGCCGCCTGTGACTACGCGCCGGTGTTGATGGTCAATTGGGAGTTCTTCGACAACCAAACCCCGGATGGCGCGGTAGATCTGGTGGAAGACCTCCGTCGCGGCCGTGTTCCCGAGCCACGGCGCGGTGCGACACCGTGCACGTTCCGGCAGACCGCCCGGATCTTGGCCGGGTTCGCCGACGAGCGGCCCGACGCAGTCGCCGCGGCGCAGCCGGGTGACCCGACACTGGCGGGACTGCGACTGGCCAAGGAAGTACACGACGTACAAGGGGAGGCGCGGTGACGTCCACGATCTTGGCCCCGGTCCTGTCCGAGCACTGGGACGAGGCCGACTCCTGGACCCTCGGCGGGTATCTGCGCCATGAGGGCTATCAGGGCCTGCGCACCGCGCTGGGCATGGCACCGGATGCCGTCATCGCCCTGGTCAAGGACGCGGGTCTGCGTGGGCGGGGCGGCGCCGGATTCCCGACAGGCACCAAGTGGTCTTTCATTCCGCAGGGTGACGGCAAGCCGCACTACCTGGTGGTGAACGCGGACGAGTCAGAACCCGGTACCTGCAAAGACATTCCGTTGATGCTGGCGACACCGCACACCCTCATCGAGGGAATTGTCATTGCCGCCTATGCGATCCGTGCCGCACATGCCTTCATCTACGTGCGCGGTGAGGTCATCTCGGTGATCAGAAGGTTGCAGACCGCGGTGGCACAGGCCTATGAGGCGGGATACCTGGGCCGCAATATTCTTGATAGCGGTTTCGATCTGGAGCTGGTGGTGCACTCCGGTGCGGGCGCCTACATCTGCGGGGAAGAGACCGCGCTCTTGGACTCGCTGGAGGGACGCCGCGGCCAGCCGCGGCTGCGTCCCCCATTTCCCGCGGTTGCGGGTCTGTACGCCAGCCCGACGGTCGTCAACAACGTGGAGTCCATCGCGAGTGTCCCGGTCATCCTGAGACGTGGGGCCCAATGGTTCCGGACAATGGGATCGGAGAAATCACCGGGGTTCACGCTGTACTCGTTGTCCGGGCATGTGCGTACTCCGGGACAGTATGAGGCTCCACTCGGAGTGACGCTGCGCGAGCTCCTGGAGCTGGCTGGGGGAGTGCGCGACGGACACGGGCTCAAGTTCTGGACTCCCGGTGGTTCATCGACACCGTTGTTCACCGCCGAGCATCTGGATGTCCCGCTCGATTACGAGGGCGTGAGCGCAGCCGGTTCGATGCTGGGCACCAAGGCATTACAGATATTCGATGACACCACGTGCGTGGTGCGTGCGGTGCTGCGGTGGACCGAGTTCTACGCGCACGAGTCCTGTGGCAAGTGCACGCCTTGCCGTGAGGGCACCTATTGGCTGGTGCGCATCCTCCAGCGACTGGAATCCGGCGGGGGTTCCGCCGAAGACCTGGACAAACTTCTCGACGTCTCGGACATCGTGTTGGGTAAGTCCTTCTGCGCTCTCGGCGACGGCGCGGCGAGTCCGATCATGTCCTCGCTCAAGTACTTCCGCGGAGAGTATGAGGCACACCTGGAGAATGGATGCCCCTTCGACTCGGGGGCCAGCACCGTCTTCGGGGAGGGGGACCGATGACCGCCGTGGAAAGGGGGACCGGGGTTGAGCTGGTCACCGTCAACATCGACGGAACCAGCATCTCGGTGCCCAAGGGCACATTGGTCATTCGCGCGGCGGAGCTGATCGGTGTCCAGATTCCCCGGTTCTGCGATCACCCGCTCCTCGAGCCGGTGGGTGCGTGTCGCCAGTGCCTGGTCGAGGTGGAGGGGCAGCGTAAACCGTTGGCCGCCTGCACCACGACCGTCACCGACGAGATGGTGGTTCATACGCAGGTCACCTCCGCAGCAGCGCAGAAGGCGCAGAGCGGCGTGATGGAACTGCTGCTGATCAATCACCCACTCGACTGTCCGGTCTGCGATAAGGGCGGAGAGTGTCCGCTGCAGAACCAGGCCATGTCGACCGGTCGCGCCGAGACCCGGTTCGCCGAGGCCAAACGCACGTTTCCCAAGCCGATTCCCCTATCGACCGAGGTGCTACTCGATAGGGAGCGCTGTGTCCTGTGTGCACGTTGCACCCGGTTCTCCCAACAGGTGGCCGGCGACCCGTTTATCGAGTTACTCGAACGCGGTGCGCAACAACAGGTTGGCATCGCGAGCGACCAACCCTTCGATTCCTACTTCTCCGGCAATACCGTGCAGATCTGTCCCGTGGGTGCTCTCACCGGTGCGGCATATCGATTCCGGGCCCGCCCGTTCGATCTGGTGTCCACCCCCAGTGTGTGTGAGCACTGCGCGAGCGGATGTGCGCAGCGCACCGACCATCGGCGGGGAAAGGTGCTGCGGCGTCTGGCCGGTGACGATCCCGAAGTCAATGAGGAATGGAACTGCGATAAGGGGCGCTGGGCGTTCACGTACGCCACCGCGGGCGACCGCATCACCAATCCGATGATTCGTGACGAGTCCGGAAATCTGGTGGCGGTGTCCTGGCCACAGGCATTGGAAACCGCGGCAAAGGGTTTGGCGGACGCGGGTGCCAATGCCGGGGTCCTCACCGGTGGACGGCTCACCGTCGAAGATGCCTACGCCTACGTCAAGTTCGCCCGGATGGTGATAGGCACCAACAACATCGACTTCCGCGCTCGCGCGCATAGCGCCGAGGAGGCCGCGTTCCTCGGCGCGGGCGTCGCCGGGCACGGGATGACGCAGACGTATGCGGCTGTGGAGTCCGCGCCGGTGGTGCTGCTGGCGGGGTTCGAGCCGGAAGAGGAATCTCCCATCGTCTTCCTGCGGTTGCGCAAGGGAGTCCGCAAGCGGGGACTCAGGGTGCTCACCATCGCGCCCTTCGTCAGCCGCGGATCCACCAAGCTCTCTGCCGGTGTGATTGCCACCGTTCCCGGTAGTGAACCGGAAACCATCGTGGGCCTGGCTGATTCGGAACTCTTACGCCAGCCCGGGGCCGTGATCATGGCGGGGGAGCGGTTGGCGTGGATACCCGGAGCGCTGTCGGCCACAGCCCAGCTTGCCGCGAAGACTGGCGCGACACTGGTGTGGGTTCCGCGAAGAGCGGGGGAGCGTGGAGCCTTGGAAGCGGGGGCGCTGCCCAGGCTCCTGCCGGGTGGTCACCCAGTGTCGGACAGTGCGGCACGACGCTATGTCGCCGACAAGTGGGGAGTGATCGCACTGCCCGACATGCCCGGACTCGATGCCGCCGGCATGTTGGATCCCGGGAGCGGGCTCGACGCGTTCCTCGTCGGTGGCGTCGAACTGGCGGATCTTCCGTATCCCGCGGCTGCCGTCGGTGCGCTCAAGACAGGATTCGTGGTGAGCCTGGAGATGCGCCACGGCGCTGTCACCGAGCTCGCCGATGTGGTACTTCCGGTGGCGGCGGTCGCGGAGAAGTCGGGCAGCTTCGTGAATTGGGAAGGCAGGCTGAGACCTTTCCAGACCACTCTGGACGCCAGTGATGCCCTCGACGATCTCAGAGTGCTTGCCGCGCTGTCTCGGCGGATGGATCGCCCGATCGGCCTGAACCACGCACACGAGGCGCTCGCCGAGCTCGCGGACATCGGGCCGTGGGAGGGCGCGCGGGAAACCCCGGGGCCGGTCCGGGCGACCGCCAGGCCACGGCCCGAGGCGGGAGAGGCGGTTTTGGCGTCCTGGCGGTTGCTGCTGGACGCCGGTCGGCTGCAGGACGGCGAACAGTTCCTTGCCGGTACCGCGCACACCACGGAGGTGCGGTTATCGGAGGCCACCGCACGCGAGATCGGTGCCGCTGACGGCGAATCGGTGACCGTGCGCAGTATGTCGGAGTCGATCCAGGGTGCCATTACCCTGCCGCTGCGGATCACCGAGATGCCGGACAGGGTTGTGTGGGTGCCGATGCGCTCGGCCGGGTCGGAGGTTCATCAGCAGCTCGGTCCCGCGCTCGGGCAAGTGGTCCGAATCGAGGTGGCAGCATGACGGGCAAGACGGACTTGTCACAGTTCGGAATCGACCCGCTCTGGCTCGTGATCCTGAAATGTGTTGCGGTATTTGTCTTCCTGGTGCTGACCGTGCTCGTGGCGATTCTTGTCGAGCGCAAGGTGCTTGCCTGGATGCAGCGCCGCATCGGTCCCAACAGGGTGGGCCCGTTCGGACTGCTGCAGAGCCTGGCCGACGGCGTGAAACTGGCCCTCAAGGAGGGCCTGACCCCGGCCGGCGTCGACAAGCCGATCTATCTCCTGGCGCCCATCATCTCTGTGGTGCCGGCGATCGTCGCGTACGCGGTCATTCCGTTCGGTCCCGTGGTCTCGTTCTTCGGGCATCGCACACCACTTCAGCTCACCGATCTACCGGTGGCGATTCTTTTCGTGCTAGCGGTCACTTCCGTGGGCGTCTACGGGATTGTGTTGGGTGGCTGGGCATCCGGATCTACCTACCCGCTGCTCGGTGGATTGCGGTCCTCCGCGCAGGTGATTTCCTACGAGATCGCGATGGGCCTGACGTTCGCGGCGGTGTTCCTGCTGGCCGGAACGATGTCGACGTCGGGGATCGTCGCGGCGCAGGCCGGCCGTTGGTATGTCTTCCTCCTGCTGCCGTCATTCTTGGTGTACGTCACCGCCATGGTCGGCGAGACCAACCGAGCACCTTTCGACCTGCCCGAAGCGGAGGGTGAGCTGGTCGGCGGCTTCCATACCGAATACTCCTCGCTGCGCTTCGCGATGTTCATGCTCGCCGAATACATCAACATGGCAACGGTTTCCGGGTTGGCGGCAACCATGTTCCTTGGTGGCTGGCACGCGCCGTGGCCGTTGAGCCTGATGGACGGTGCGAACACCTCATGGTGGCCAGTGCTGTGGTTCGTGGCCAAGGTCTGGGGCTTCATGTTCCTGTTCATGTGGCTGCGCGCCACATTGCCGCGGCTGCGCTATGACCAGTTCATGCGGTTGGGCTGGGAGGTCCTGATCCCGGTGGCGCTGGTGTGGATCGTCGTCGTCGCAGTGGTGCAGGCCATGGCGCTCTATGGATACGGAAATCCGTCGATCATCCTCGGGGTCACCGGCGTCGCGTTCTCGGTGGGCAGTATCGCCCTGGTGGGTGTCGTGTCGCGGCGCCCCGAATCGCTAAAACCCATGCTGTCCAGCAGCTTCGATCCGATGGCCGGCGGATTCCCGGTGCCGCCGCTGCCCGGGCAGCACGTCGGCGCGGGCCCGGGCCCGACCACAAAGGAGGACGCACATGCCTGATCTTCTGCGACATTCGGTCGATGCCATGGCGGGGTTCTGGGTGACCTTCTCGTCGATGTTCAAAAAGCGGCTCACCGAGCAATACCCTGAGAAGAAGGAGCCCACCGCACCGCGGTATCACGGACGGCATCAACTCAACCGGTACACCGATGGGCTCGAGAAATGTATCGGTTGCGAGCTGTGCGCCTGGGCATGTCCGGCCGATGCCATATTTGTCGAGGGCGCCGACAATTCCGAGGACGAACGCTTCTCGCCGGGTGAGCGATACGGTCGGGTGTACCAGATCAACTATCTGCGGTGCATCGGTTGCGGGCTGTGTATCGAGGCATGCCCGACCCGCGCGCTGACCATGACCAACGACTACGAGATGGCCGATGACAACCGGTCCGACCTCATCTATGGCAAGGACAAACTGCTGGCACCGTTGCAGCCCGGAATGGCGCCGCCCCCACACGCGATGTACCCGGGCACCACCGACACGGACTACTACCTGGGCAACCTGCCTCAGGCGGGGGAGGACGTCAGGTGAGCTTCGATGTGGTGGCCGGACATGTGACAGTGCTTGCGGTCGAGGGGATCTCGCGCACGCCGACGTGGGAAGGGGTGACATTCTGGGTGCTTGGCACCATCGCCGTGCTGGGCGCGCTGGGCGTGATCGCCGCACCCAAGGCGGTGTACTCGGCGATCTTTCTCGCCATGACCATGGTCATTCTCGCGGTGTTCTTCGTGGCCCAGGGCGCGCTGTTTCTTGGTGTCGCCCAGGTCGTGGTGTACACCGGCGCGGTCATGATGCTGTTCTTGTTCGTCCTCATGTTCGTGGGCGTAGATTCCTCCGACTCCCTGGTGGAGACCCTGCCGGGGCAGCGGGTGGGTGCCATCGCGGCCGGGCTGGGGTTCGGGATGCTGGCCGTCGCGGGCATCGGAAATGCCTCCACCACAGCGTTCGTCGGGCTTGATCAAGCCAACAGTCGCGGCAACGTGGAGGGTCTGGCCGAACGCATCTTTATCGACTACCTGTGGACGTTCGAACTCACCGGCGCACTATTGATCACCGCGACAATCGGCGCGATGGTGCTGGCGCACCGCGAGAAGCTGGGGCAGACGGGCGGACAGCGCGAGTTGGCGATTCGGCGCTTCCAGCATGGCGACCGTGCCACGCCATTGCC is a window from the Mycobacteroides salmoniphilum genome containing:
- a CDS encoding NADH-quinone oxidoreductase subunit A; its protein translation is MDAYVPILVLGAIAVAFAVFSIGISSFVGPRRYNRAKLEAYECGIEPTQHSMGRDHHGAAVGGHRVPVKYYLTAMLFIIFDIEIVFLYPWAVHFEALGVFGLLAMALFIVNVSVAYAYEWRRGGLSWD
- a CDS encoding HAD family hydrolase translates to MRAVLWDMDGTLIDSEKLWDISMAETCRRLGGEMTPELRAALLGGSAEATMQMMFAAFGLEPDPELMARENDWLHEYTGELFETDLTWCDGAQDMLTQLAAEQVPMALVTNTIRSLTNQALKTIGAQWFSGTVCGDEVVRTKPAPDPYLRAAALLGVDPADCLAIEDSVTGAAAAEAAGCAVLVVPNHVEVPGTDRRRLATTLSGLSPEDLRRAHADVLTATTCKPI
- a CDS encoding NADH-quinone oxidoreductase subunit C, with the translated sequence MTGDEQNPGEVIGVRHGLFGVHGSGDTSGYGGLVQPISLPVSSARPYGGYFDQVVDRLESVLSEQEHVTYGDAIEGVIVFRDQLTIHVRAEHLVQVAQSLRDDPELRFELCLGVSGVHYPEDTARELHAVYPLMSITWNRRVLLEVAVPDDNPHVPSLNAVYPTTDWHERETYDFFGIVFDDHPALTRIEMPDDWEGHPQRKDYPLGGVPVEYHGATIAPPDQRRSYN
- the hisG gene encoding ATP phosphoribosyltransferase; this translates as MTSVNGALRVAVPNKGALSEAASEILSEAGYRRRGDAKDLTVLDPQNDVEFFFLRPKDIAIYVGSGELDLGITGRDLMMDSDAPVTERLALGFGGSTFRYAAPAGRDWTIYDIAGKRIATAYPNLVRKDLTTKGIEADVIRLDGAVEISIQLGVADVIADIVGTGRTLRQHGLVAFGESLCDSEAVLIERENADPATETARAQLTARIQGVVFGQLYLMLDYDCPRAVLDEALKVTPGLESPTLAPLADEKWVAVRALAPRKGVNTTMDALAAIGAKAILASEVRFFRA
- the nuoE gene encoding NADH-quinone oxidoreductase subunit NuoE — translated: MSEVFVELGSRPPEDEGSFAGRTTYPTEVVSRLAIDAKEILDRYPSRRSALLPLLHLVQSEDGYVTMAGIEFCAGHVELTSAEVTAVASFYSMYRREPTGDYLVGVCTNTLCAVLGGDAILTRLVDELGVPPGGTTEDGKVTLEHVECNAACDYAPVLMVNWEFFDNQTPDGAVDLVEDLRRGRVPEPRRGATPCTFRQTARILAGFADERPDAVAAAQPGDPTLAGLRLAKEVHDVQGEAR
- the nuoF gene encoding NADH-quinone oxidoreductase subunit NuoF, with amino-acid sequence MTSTILAPVLSEHWDEADSWTLGGYLRHEGYQGLRTALGMAPDAVIALVKDAGLRGRGGAGFPTGTKWSFIPQGDGKPHYLVVNADESEPGTCKDIPLMLATPHTLIEGIVIAAYAIRAAHAFIYVRGEVISVIRRLQTAVAQAYEAGYLGRNILDSGFDLELVVHSGAGAYICGEETALLDSLEGRRGQPRLRPPFPAVAGLYASPTVVNNVESIASVPVILRRGAQWFRTMGSEKSPGFTLYSLSGHVRTPGQYEAPLGVTLRELLELAGGVRDGHGLKFWTPGGSSTPLFTAEHLDVPLDYEGVSAAGSMLGTKALQIFDDTTCVVRAVLRWTEFYAHESCGKCTPCREGTYWLVRILQRLESGGGSAEDLDKLLDVSDIVLGKSFCALGDGAASPIMSSLKYFRGEYEAHLENGCPFDSGASTVFGEGDR
- the nuoD gene encoding NADH dehydrogenase (quinone) subunit D → MAGGQDWDEIVTAAAQAGDERIVVNMGPQHPSTHGVLRLILEIEGETVTDVRCGIGYLHTGIEKNLEYRTWTQGVTFVTRMDYLSPFFNETAYCLGVEKLLDITDEIPERATVIRVLMMELNRISSHLVALATGGMELGAMTAMFLGFREREMILKVFEAVTGLRMNHAYVRPGGLAQDLPDGAEQEVQDLLNILPGRLRDMENLLNENYIWKARTQGVGYLDLTGCMALGITGPVLRATGLAHDLRRAQPYCGYENYDFDVITDGDCDSYGRYLIRVKEMRESIKIAQQCLDRLRPGPIMVDDKKIAWPADLSSGPDGLGNSPKHIAKIMGTSMEGLIHHFKLVTEGIRVPAGQVYVAVESPRGELGVHMVSDGGTRPYRVHFRDPSFTNLQAVSAMCEGGMVADLIAAVASIDPVMGGVDR
- a CDS encoding NuoB/complex I 20 kDa subunit family protein, translating into MGLEEQLPSGFLLSTVEALAGYVRKGSLWPATFGLACCAIEMMSTAGPRFDIARFGMERFSATPRQADLMIVAGRVSQKMAPVLRQIYDQMAEPKWVLAMGVCASSGGMFNNYAIVQGVDHVVPVDIYLPGCPPRPEMLLHAILKLHEKIGHMPLGANREEVIRETEAAALAATPTFEMKGLLR
- a CDS encoding phosphoribosyl-ATP diphosphatase, encoding MTESPPVKTFEELFAELSDRARTRPEGSGTVAALDAGVHTLGKKLLEEAGEVWLAAEHESDESLAEEVSQLLYWAQVLLIARGLTLDDVYRKL